Proteins from a single region of Antechinus flavipes isolate AdamAnt ecotype Samford, QLD, Australia chromosome 2, AdamAnt_v2, whole genome shotgun sequence:
- the LOC127546992 gene encoding cytochrome P450 2C42-like, producing the protein MAELKKLHKFNRSLQLNPFVKLGDNRPHMVTELPRILVIIPVFIPAAKIHEEIDRVIGHNRAPSIKDRQDMPYMDAVVHEVQRFANIIPLNLSHAMTRDIQLQQYFLPKGTTIFPLLFPILFDSQKFLNPQQFDPQHFLDKNGKFKKSDYFMPFSIGKRSCVGEGLARMELFLLFTTILQNFTLKSVRDPNEISIKTKEVGFTNIPPFYELCFLPR; encoded by the exons ATGGCAGAACTGAAGAAGCTTCATAAATTCAACAGATCCCTCCAACTCAACCCATTTGTGAAGCTTGGTGATAACAGACCCCACATGGTTACAGAGCT ACCCAGGATTCTGGTGATTATCCCTGTTTTTATTCCTGCAGCAAAAATTCATGAGGAAATTGACCGTGTGATTGGACATAATCGAGCTCCTTCCATAAAGGACAGACAAGATATGCCCTATATGGATGCTGTGGTACACGAAGTGCAAAGATTTGCTAACATCATACCTCTCAACCTGTCCCATGCAATGACTCGGGACATCCAGTTGCAACAATATTTCCTCCCCAAG GGCACAACAATCTTCCCGCTTCTCTTTCCAATCTTGTTTGACAGCCAAAAGTTTCTCAACCCTCAACAGTTTGATCCCCAACACTTCCTGGATAAGAATGGGAAATTCAAAAAAAGTGACTACTTCATGCCTTTTTCCATTG gaaAAAGGTCTTGTGTTGGAGAGGGCCTGGCAAGAATggagttgtttttgctttttaccaCAATTCTACAGAACTTCACCCTCAAATCAGTTCGAGATCCAAATGAAATTAGCATCAAGACCAAGGAGGTGGGGTTCACCAACATTCCACCATTTTATGAGCTATGCTTTCTTCCTcgctaa
- the LOC127552034 gene encoding cytochrome P450 2C23-like, producing MDPWGLTTSVLLGCVLLLIFLSQWSQGLKKGKLPPGPTPLPFLGNILQLDLKNMIASFSQLAEKYGPIYTLHFGSQRIVVLYGYKIIKEALIDQGDAFVDRGSVPIFDDIIKRKGIVFNDGESWKQMRRFSLMTLRNFGMGKRSIEERVQEEAQCLVEEFRKTKGQPTDPTFILGCAPCNVICSVLFHDRFKYNNEKFLYLMKLLNENFQLLNSRWTQLYNFLPGFRVYLPGKHKTIFKNIEELRHFILERVKEHQKVLDPTNPQDFIDCYLSKMQQEKDNPHSEFDLENLVMTGANLFVAGTETTSSTLRYGLLLILKHPEVQAKIHEEIDRVIGHNRAPSIKDRQDMPYMDAVVHEVQRFANIIPLNLSHAVTRDIQLQQYFLPKGTTIFPLLFPILFDSKEFPNPERFDPQHFLDKNGKFKKSDYFMPFSIGKRSCLGEGLARMELFLFFTTILQNFTLKSVEDPNEISIKTKQVGFTNLPRFYELCFLPR from the exons ATGGATCCTTGGGGACTCACCACTTCTGTCCTCCTGGGTTGTGTTCTTTTGCTAATCTTCTTGTCTCAATGGAGCCAGGGACTCAAAAAGGGAAAGCTCCCACCAGGTCCTACTCCTCTTCCATTTCTTGGCAACATCCTGCAATTGGATTTGAAGAACATGATTGCATCATTCTCACAG CTGGCTGAAAAATATGGCCCCATCTATACTCTTCATTTTGGAAGTCAGCGTATTGTGGTGCTATAtggatataaaattattaaagaagCTCTAATTGATCAAGGAGATGCTTTTGTAGACAGAGGAAGTGTTCCTATATTTGatgatataatcaaaagaaaag GAATTGTTTTCAATGATGGAGAAAGTTGGAAGCAAATGCGTAGATTTTCCCTTATGACCCTGAGGAACTTTGGGATGGGGAAGAGAAGCATTGAAGAAAGAGTTCAAGAAGAAGCCCAATGTCTAGTGGAGGAATTCAGGAAAACAAAAg GTCAGCCCACTGATCCCACCTTCATCCTTGGCTGTGCCCCATGCAATGTGATCTGTTCTGTCCTCTTCCATGATAGATTTAAGTACAATAATGAGAAATTTCTATATCTGATGAAACTgttaaatgaaaactttcagcTCCTTAATTCACGATGGACACAG CTCTACAACTTTTTACCAGGATTCAGAGTGTACCTCCCTggaaaacataaaacaatttttaaaaatatcgaAGAACTGAGACATTTCATTTTGGAAAGAGTGAAGGAGCATCAAAAAGTACTAGATCCCACCAACCCTCAAGACTTCATTGACTGCTACCTCTCCAAAATGCAGCAG GAAAAAGATAATCCCCACTCTGAATTTGACTTAGAGAATCTAGTAATGACTGGAGCAAACTTATTTGTTGCTGGAACAGAGACAACCAGCAGCACTCTAAGATATGGCCTGCTGCTGATTCTGAAGCATCCTGAGGTCCAAG CAAAAATTCATGAGGAAATTGACCGTGTGATTGGACATAATCGAGCTCCTTCCATAAAGGACAGACAAGATATGCCCTATATGGATGCTGTGGTACACGAAGTGCAAAGATTTGCTAACATCATACCTCTCAACCTGTCCCATGCAGTGACTCGGGACATCCAGTTGCAACAATATTTCCTCCCCAAG GGCACAACAATCTTCCCGCTTCTCTTCCCAATCTTGTTTGACAGCAAAGAGTTTCCCAACCCTGAACGGTTTGATCCCCAACACTTCCTGGATAAAAATGGGAAATTCAAAAAAAGCGACTACTTCATGCCTTTTTCCATTG gaaAAAGGTCTTGTCTTGGAGAGGGCCTGGCAAGAATggagttgtttttgttctttaccACAATTCTACAGAACTTCACCCTCAAATCAGTTGAAGATCCAAATGAAATCAGCATCAAGACCAAGCAGGTTGGGTTCACCAACCTTCCACGATTTTATGAGCTATGCTTTCTTCCTCgctaa